A window of Oncorhynchus kisutch isolate 150728-3 linkage group LG23, Okis_V2, whole genome shotgun sequence genomic DNA:
aaGAGAACGGGTGCTGTGTGCTCCACATGCATTGTAGTGGAAATACACTGTCAgttttgggggtatgatattttgTGTcccttgtgtgtgtctctctctacatgtttgTTTGAGTGTGTATTTTAGTATCTGcattttgtgtgttttgtgagaCAGAAATGAAGCAGCTCAACTCCACTTCTCGGTTTCCTCTCGGGCTCCTATGCTCTGATTCATCATGACTGTGTTCATtgatcatgtctctcctctccctcttttgttGGCAGAAACGGGGACCTTCAGTTTCCTGAGACGCACCACTGCGAGGAGGAAACGGAGCAGAATATAGCCCAGAGAGGAGGCAGACAAGGCGTGAAGGACTGCCCTGGATGACTGCTGTCACCAAGATAGGGAGCGGTGACATGAGAGCcatgagggaggagagcgagggggatTTGCTGCACCTACACATCATCCCCGAACACTGTCTTCACTAACACCTCCATCCCCATTCCTGCTCCGTAAGTTTCCTCAGGGGGTGACCCCTGATATGACCCCCAGCACCTGTGGAATTAGGCAGTCCAACCCAAGCCCCAGCTCCAGGCTCTATGTGGGCATCCCACCATGTCCTGGTAGAGCTCTGTGCCAACGCCAGTCCCAAATCCTGGGATGAACCCACAGAGGACCAACGCACAGCCTCTAGATCACGAGGAGAATGAAATATTCCTGAGTCATTCCTGCTCTATGGTTCTCGTTTCCCTCTGTTTGCTCTGAGTGGAAGGTGTCTCTCTTGCTTCCCATCAAGCCCCTGCAGCTTTGAAGATTCCAACGTAATCCTATTCCTGCTCTgacatccatccctctcttcgtTACTCTCTTATCTCTGTTCCTTTTGATCTTCCAGATTATTTTAGTTTGACCCCCCATACGCACCCCCTTTTGCCACCCGACACGTTCTCCTCTGTGATCACCACGTTTTCCTCGGTGTTCACCGCGTGGCAGACGACCATGGGTTGCCGGCAGAGTTCGGAGGAGAAGGAGGCGGCGCGGCGCTCCCGGCGGATCGACCGCCACCTGCGTTCGGAGAGCCAGCGGCAGCGGCGCGAGATCAAGCTCCTTCTGCTGGGCACCAGCAACTCTGGCAAGAGCACCATCGTCAAGCAGATGAAGATCATCCACAGTGGAGGCTTCAATCTGGACGCCTGCAAGGAGTACAAGCCCCTCATCCTTTACAACGCCATCGACTCGCTCACACGCATCATCCGTGCCCTGGCCACGCTCAAGATCGACTTCCACAACCCCGACCGTGCCTATGACGCCGTGCAGCTCTTCGCCCTAACCGGTCCGGCCGAGAGCAAAGGGGAGATCACAGAGGAGCTGCAGGGGGTCATGAAGCGCCTGTGGGCCGACTCAGGCGTGCAGGAGTGCTTCTGCCGCTCCAACGAGTACCACCTGGAGGATAACACTGCCTACTATCTGAACGACCTGGACCGCATCTCCTCCAACGAGTTCATCCCCACCGTGGAGGACATCCTGTGCTCCCGCGACATGACCACGGGCATCGTGGAGAACAAGTTCACCTTCAAGGAGCTCACCTTCAAGATGGTGGACGTGGGGGGGCAGCGCTCGGAGAGGAAGAAGTGGATCCATTGCTTTGAGGGCGTGACCGCCATCATTTTCTGTGTGGAGCTAAGTGGCTATGACCTCAAGCTATACGAGGACAACCAGACGGTAAGGGAAGCCATTGGGCAACACATGCAACATTAGCCATTACACAACCAGCCAGTTCCTGTCCACACTCTGTCATCACACCCTTGGGGCCTGCTGTTAGATATGGCACTGTGGTGTTCTCCTTTTCACACTTCTCAGGGTGCATTACATCTAGGGCCACACTACTCATTTCTGCAGAGTTTAATAGACATCATGTGACTTAAAATGGCAGGGGCCCAAGTTGACCTCTAGCATGTGTCCTCAACATGTTGGAGTTAAAAACAGGTAAATGATCAAGTGACAAACCCTATCTAACCCTTCAAAGAGGAATATACTGTATCTGACATTCTGTGTGGATATGATAGCTTTACCCCATGAAAGCATGAAAAGGGAAGACTATTCCTAGATAGAGGGCTaaaagtttatttatttttagttgTATTTATTTGCACAAAAAAAGGGCTACCTTTTGTGAGAAGCATTAGGAGCAGATAACACATGCAAGAGCACGAGCCTGATGTTATCTCTGCTACGTCAACACTACTCTATACCGCTCTTTACAAccttctgcatttcctgcatcTAAGGATGacagaccacagagtgaaggaatagcagccaacaattcctcagcatatgtggtaactccttcaagactgttggaaaaacattccaggtgaagctggttgagagaatgacaagcgtgtgcaaagctgtcatcaaggctatttgaagaatcactTTTCTGGtgactacataattccatatgtgttatttcataggtttgatgtcttcactattattctacaatgtagaaaatagtaaaaataaagaaaaacccttgaataagtagatgttccaaaacttttgaccggtagtgtatatacctTCCTGTGGCCTGATAATTCACAT
This region includes:
- the gnaz gene encoding guanine nucleotide-binding protein G(z) subunit alpha translates to MGCRQSSEEKEAARRSRRIDRHLRSESQRQRREIKLLLLGTSNSGKSTIVKQMKIIHSGGFNLDACKEYKPLILYNAIDSLTRIIRALATLKIDFHNPDRAYDAVQLFALTGPAESKGEITEELQGVMKRLWADSGVQECFCRSNEYHLEDNTAYYLNDLDRISSNEFIPTVEDILCSRDMTTGIVENKFTFKELTFKMVDVGGQRSERKKWIHCFEGVTAIIFCVELSGYDLKLYEDNQTSRMAESLRLFDSICNNNWFTNTSLILFLNKKDLLAEKIKRIPLTVCFADYRGQNTYEEAAVYVQRQFEDLNRNKETKEIYSHFTCATDTSNIQFVFDAVTDVIIQNNLKYIGLC